The following proteins come from a genomic window of Canis lupus dingo isolate Sandy chromosome 20, ASM325472v2, whole genome shotgun sequence:
- the NBEAL2 gene encoding neurobeachin-like protein 2 isoform X6 — protein MEPALGPGVQKDLGYLQQWLKAFVGAFEKSISLSSLEPRRPDEAGAEVPLLPPDALHVLAEQLDEGDLEQALVLLKLFIILCRNPENVEAGWGQVLVPRVLALLRKLSTELKGAPGSQEGQGPQLESVALHALLLCEGLFDPYETWRRQHSGEVISSREKSKYKFPPAALPSEFGAFFQESLQDADGLPPMLLLRLVHLFGAVLAGGKENGQMAVSAGSVQGLLGVVRGWDHGPAQDPRLVPLALEALVGAVHVLHASRTPPRGPELRTLLEGYFRILNADWPAGPSPGPEEALVTLRVSMLDAIPRMLVCEDRPVLQATFLSNNCFEHLTRLIQNSKVLDQDTDAIAVHVVRVLTCIMSGSPSAKEVFKERIGFPHLHEVLQSHGPPTHRLLQELLNMAVEGDHSICPPPPILNEQPVLMLMQWLPALPTAELRLFLAQRLRWLCDSCPASRATCVQAGLVGHLLETLGAGAALGAHCQEQLLALLQALGRVSLRPLELRCLLRPPAGLDSGPAGAEAGNARHAGAVIRALSGMARHQGGARALHYFDLTPGMAGIMVPPVQRWPGPGFTFHAWLCLHPVAAAPGPAPSRPPQRKQLYSFFTSSGSGFEAFFTAAGTLVVAVCTRKEYLTMSLPEVSFADSAWHCVAIVHVPGRRPFSQNLVHVYKDGQLVQTAPLRCPSLSEPFSSCCIGSAGHRTTTTTTGPPTPPVPAALAHAHPSFSRSQSVPATAGLGWGSGLVAPLQEGTISSTLAGTQDTRWGSPTSLEGELGTIVIFHEVLPPAALRALFTLGPNEVAPFKPESELHELSTKLLLHYSPQACRNNICLDLSPGHGLDGRLTGHRVETWDVKDVVTCVGGMAALLPLLERVASQPQEAEAGPAETHDLVGPELTSGHNTQGLLLPLGKSSEVRMERNAVAAFLLMLRNFLQGHAVNQESLVQCQGPAIIGALLRKVPSWAMDMNVLMSAQLLMEQVAAEGSGPLLYLLYQHLLFNFHLWSPSDFAVRLGHIQYMSSIVREHRQKLRKKYGVQFILDALRTHYSPQREHPLAADDVHTVQTSLLGLVRELLVRSSATDDMQVVLSFLVAAGDDGQVVGALDLLLALLQGSPAQESLAIFLLEQGNLEVLLALLVQPRSLPLLPDRVCKILRKLQQNERLPERSRQRLRLREYSLQGLIACLPEGAASPQLCQGLYKLFLGADCVNLSDLLAVVQLSLQADLSVRLDVCRQLFHLIYGQPDIVRLLARQAGWQDVLTRLYVLEATTVASPLPFSPEPALCKPPTESPETSDVFLPSETPSPDPDTFYHALSPFCIPFDLGLERASVGSCNTAGGGGGSGSGTLTPASQPGTPSPLDGPRPFPVAHGRHSSSLSNVLEDGSLPEPTTSGDDASNASNPQQTSEEELCNLLTNVLFSVTWRGVEGSDEAAWRERGQVFSVLTQLGASATLVRPPDCIKRSLLEMMLESALTDIKEAPVGVLASLTQQALWLLRLLQDFLCAEGHGNQELWSEKLFEGVCSLLDRLGAWPHLANGTADLREMAQIGLRLVLGYILLEDPQLHAQAYVKLHSLLQTTVPMRREEACYVLSKLEAALARALNTSPSKTTTQDKESPSAAAAATERCSWLVPLVRTLLDRAYGPLGLQWGLPSLPPTNGSPTFFEDFQAFCATPEWRHFIDKQVQPTMSQFEMDTYAKSHDLMSGFWNACYDTLMSSGQRRQRERTQGRRAFQELVLEPAQRRVRLEGLRYGAAVKQQAAQQSTALLHWGALWRQLSSPCGAWALRDPPVPRWKLSSAETYSRMRLKLVPNHHFNPHLEASALRDNLGEGPLTPTEEASLPLAVTKEAKVSTLPEELQEDQLSEEELAALEKAMQAVELDEQHEKLVLSAECQLVTVVAVIPGLLEITTQHVYFYDGSAERVETEEGIGHDFRRPLTQLREVHLRRFNLRRSALELFFIDQANYFLNFPCKVGGAIASSPCQAPRPQPYPIPPHTQVRNQMYSLLLRLRPPAQGYLSSRSPQEMLRASGLTQKWVQREISNFEYLMQLNTIAGRTYNDLSQYPVFPWVLQDYVSPTLDLSNPAVFRDLSKPIGVVNPKHAQLVREKYESFEDPAGTIDKFHYGTHYSNAAGVMHYLIRVEPFTSLHVQLQSGRFDCSDRQFHSVAAAWQARLESPADVKELIPEFFYFPDFLENQNGFDLGCLQLTNEKVGDVVLPPWASSPEDFIQQHRQALESEYVSAHLHEWIDLIFGYKQRGPAAEEALNVFYYCTYEGAVDLDHVVDERERKALEGIISNFGQTPCQLLKEPHPARLSAEEAAQRLARLDTNSPSIFQHLDQLKAFFAEVISEGVPLVLAVVPHRQSHSFTIQGSSDLLVTVSASGLLGIHNWLPYDRNINNYFSFNKDPTIGNPKMQRLLSGPWVPESGVSGQALAVAPDAKLLFSGGHWDGSLRVTALPRGKLLKQLNRHLDVVTCLALDTCGIYLISGSRDTTCMVWRLLQEGGLSVGLASKPVQVLYGHEAAVSCVAINTELDMAVSGSEDGTVIIHTVRRGQFVAALRPPGATLPGPVFHLALGSEGHIVVQSSARERVGAQVTYSLHLYSVNGKLRASLPLVEQPTALAVTEDFVLLGTAQCALHILHLNKLLPAAPPLPMKVPIRSVAVTKERSHVLVGLEDGKLIVVGAGQPSEARSSQFARKLWRSSRRISQVSSGETEYNPGEAR, from the exons ATGGAACCAGCTTTGGGGCCTGGGGTCCAG aAGGACCTGGGCTACTTGCAGCAGTGGCTAAAGGCCTTTGTGGGTGCCTTCGAGAAAAGCATCTCCCTGTCCTCTCTGGAGCCACGCAG ACCAGATGAGGCGGGTGCAGAGGTGCCGCTGCTGCCACCAGACGCACTGCATGTGCTGGCAGAGCAGCTGGACGAGGGGGACCTGGAGCAAGCCCTGGTGCTGCTTAAGCTCTTCATCATTCTCTGCAG GAACCCAGAGAACGTGGAGGCGGGCTGGGGCCAGGTATTGGTGCCCCGGGTGCTGGCTTTGCTGAGGAAGCTGTCAACCGAG CTGAAAGGAGCCCCAGGATCGCAGGAGGGCCAGGGGCCGCAGCTGGAGAGCGTGGCCCTGCACGCCCTGCTCCTCTGCGAGGGCCTCTTTGACCCCTACGAGACCTGGCGGCGCCAGCACAGTGG ggaagtCATCAGTTCCAGGGAGAAGAGCAAATACAAGTTCCCTCCGGCTGCTTTGCCCAGTGAATTTGGAGCCTTCTTCCAAG AGAGCCTGCAGGATGCAGATGGCTTGCCTCCCATGCTGCTGTTGCGTCTCGTCCATCTCTTTGGTGCTGTCCTTGCGGGAGGGAAG GAGAACGGGCAGATGGCTGTGAGCGCTGGCTCTGTGCAGGGCCTGTTGGGTGTGGTACGGGGCTGGGACCATGGGCCAGCCCAGGACCCCCGCCTAGTGCCCCTGGCGCTGGAGGCACTCGTGGGGGCAGTACATGTCCTGCATGCCAGCCGCACACCCCCTCGTGGGCCAGAGCTCCGCACCCTGCTTGAGGGCTACTTCCGCATCCTTAATGCCGACTGGCCAGCGGGCCCAAGCCCAGGCCCTGAAGAGGCCCTTGTCACCCTACGGGTCAGCATGCTCG ACGCCATCCCCAGGATGCTGGTATGTGAGGACCGGCCGGTGCTACAGGCCACCTTCCTCAGCAACAATTGCTTCGAACACCTGACTCGCCTCATCCAGAACAGCAAG GTATTGGACCAGGACACAGATGCCATTGCAGTGCATGTGGTCAGGGTCCTGACCTGCATCATGAGCGGCTCCCCCTCAGCCAAG GAGGTGTTTAAAGAGCGCATCGGCTTCCCTCACCTGCACGAGGTTCTGCAGAGCCACGGTCCCCCCACGCACCGGCTGCTACAGGAGCTACTCAACATG GCTGTGGAGGGCGACCACAGCATATGTCCGCCGCCACCAATCCTCAACGAGCAGCCGGTACTGATGCTGATGCAGTGGCTGCCGGCGCTGCCCACGGCGGAGCTGCGGCTCTTCCTCGCACAACGCCTTCGGTGGCTCTGTGACAGCTGCCCTGCCAGCAGGGCCACGTGCGTGCAGGCAGGCCTGGTGGGCCACCTGCTGGAGACACTCGGCGCGGGGGCAGCCTTGGGGGCCCACTGCCAGGAGCAGCTGTTGGCATTGCTGCAAGCGCTGGGCCGCGTGTCTCTAAGGCCCCTGGAGCTGCGCTGCCTGCTACGCCCCCCCGCAGGACTGGACTCCGGGCCGGCTGGGGCCGAGGCCGGGAACGCCAGACACGCCGGTGCCGTCATCCGCGCGTTATCGGGCATGGCCCGGCACCAGGGCGGCGCGCGCGCCCTACACTACTTCGACCTGACGCCCGGCATGGCGGGTATCATGGTGCCGCCCGTGCAGCGATGGCCGGGACCCGGCTTCACCTTCCACGCCTGGCTCTGTCTGCACCCCGTGGCCGCGGCCCCTGGCCCGGCCCCCTCCCGGCCACCCCAGCGAAAGCAGCTGTACAG CTTCTTCACCAGCAGCGGCTCGGGGTTTGAGGCCTTCTTCACAGCAGCCGGCACGCTCGTGGTGGCCGTGTGTACCCGGAAGGAGTACTTGACCATGAGCCTGCCTGAGGTGTCCTTTGCCGACTCTGCCTGG CACTGTGTGGCCATCGTCCATGTGCCTGGGCGCCGGCCCTTCAGCCAAAACCTGGTCCACGTCTACAAAGATGGCCAGCTGGTCCAGACGGCGCCCCTTCGCTGCCCCTCTCTCAGTGAG CCTTTCTCCTCCTGCTGCATCGGCTCCGCTGGGCACCGCACAACGACCACCACCACGGGGCCACCCACGCCACCGGTCCCTGCTGCCCTGGCTCACGCGCATCCCTCCTTTTCCCGCTCCCAGTCAGTCCCAGCCACCGCAGGGCTTGGCTGGGGGTCTGGACTGGTGGCCCCCCTGCAGGAGGGCACCATCAGCTCCACCCTTGCAGGCACACAGGACACTCGGTGGGGCAGCCCCACATCCCTGGAGGGGGAGCTAGGGACCATAGTCATCTTCCATGAAGTGCTGCCGCCAGCGGCCCTGCGGGCCCTGTTCACCTTGG ggccCAATGAGGTGGCACCCTTCAAGCCCGAGAGTGAGCTGCATGAGCTTAGCACCAAGCTGCTCCTCCATTACTCACCTCAG gcctgtAGGAATAACATCTGCCTGGACCTGTCCCCTGGCCATGGGCTGGATGGCCGCCTGACGGGCCACAGGGTGGAGACCTGGGACgtgaag GACGTGGTGACTTGTGTGGGAGGCATGGCTGCCCTGTTGCCCCTGCTGGAGCGAGTGGCCTCACAGCCCCAAGAGGCCGAGGCAGGTCCAGCCGAGACACATGACCTTGTGGGGCCTGAACTGACCTCTGGCCACAATacccagggcctgcttctcccactgggCAAGTCCTCAG AGGTGCGCATGGAGAGGAATGCCGTGGCTGCCTTTCTGCTGATGCTGCGGAACTTCCTGCAGGGCCATGCTGTGAACCAGGAGAGCCTGGTGCAGTGCCAGGGGCCTGCCATCATTGGGGCCCTCCTGCGTAAG GTTCCCAGCTGGGCCATGGACATGAACGTGCTCATGTCTGCCCAGCTGCTGATGGAGCAGGTGGCAGCAGAGGGCAGTGGGCCCCTCCTGTACCTGCTCTACCAGCATTTGCTCTTCAACTTCCACCTCTGGAGCCCCAGTGACTTTGCCGTGCGCCTTG GCCACATCCAGTACATGTCTAGCATAGTCCGGGAACACAGACAGAAGCTGCGGAAGAAGTATGGGGTTCAGTTCATCCTGGATGCGCTGCGCACCCACTACAG CCCACAGCGGGAGCACCCCCTAGCGGCTGACGATGTGCACACCGTGCAGACCTCACTCCTTGGCCTGGTGCGGGAGTTGCTGGTTCGGAGCTCTGCCACTGATGACATGCAGGTTGTGCTTAGCTTTCTGGTGGCTGCAGGTGATGATGGCCAG GTGGTGGGTGCTCTGGACCTGCTACTGGCACTGCTGCAGGGCTCACCAGCACAGGAGTCTCTGGCCATCTTCCTGTTGGAGCAAGGGAACCTGGAGGTCTTGCTGGCTCTGCTAGTGCAGCCGAGGTCACTGCCCCTGCTGCCCGACCGAGTCTGCAAG atccTGCGCAAACTGCAGCAGAATGAGCGCTTACCTGAGCGGAGCCGTCAGCGGCTTCGGCTGCGAGAATACAGTCTCCAGGGTCTCATTGCCTGCCTGCCAGAGGGGGCTGCCTCCCCCCAGCTCTGCCAGGGCCTCTACAAGCTGTTCCTGGGGGCAG ATTGCGTGAACCTCTCTGATCTCTTGGCCGTGGTGCAGCTATCCCTCCAAGCCGACCTCAGCGTCCGCCTGGACGTTTGTCGCCAG CTCTTCCACCTCATCTATGGACAGCCAGACATAGTGCGGCTGCTGGCCCGACAGGCTGGCTGGCAGGATGTGCTGACCCGGCTGTACGTCCTGGAGGCCACCACAGTTGCCAgtcccctgcccttctccccagaGCCAGCCCTATGCAAGCCACCCACCGAGTCACCTGAGACTTCGGATGTCTTCTTGCCCTCAGAGacccccagccctgaccctgaCACCTTTTATCATGCTCTCTCCCCATTTTGTATACCCTTTGACCTGGGCCTGGAACGGGCCAGCGTGGGTTCATGCAACACTGCCGGCGGGGGTGGTGGCAGCGGCAGTGGGACTCTtactccagccagccagcctggcACACCGTCCCCGCTGGACGGGCCCCGGCCCTTCCCTGTTGCCCACGGCCGCCATAGCTCCAGTCTCTCCAATGTGCTGGAGGATGGCAGCCTCCCGGAGCCCACCACCAGTGGGGATGATGCCTCAAATGCCAGCAACCCTCAG CAAACCTCTGAGGAGGAGTTGTGCAACCTGCTCACCAACGTGCTGTTCTCGGTGACATGGCGTGGTGTGGAAGGCAGTGATGAGGCCGCCTGGCGGGAGCGCGGCCAGGTGTTCTCGGTGCTCACCCAGCTGGGGGCCTCTGCTACGCTTGTGCGGCCACCGGACTGCATCAAGCGCAG cctcctggagATGATGCTTGAATCAGCCCTGACCGACATCAAAGAGGCCCCCGTTGGAGTCCTGGCCAGCCTTACCCAGCAGGCGCTTTGGCTGCTGCGCCTGCTGCAGGACTTCCTGTGCGCAGAGGGCCACGGTAACCAGGAGCTGTGGAGTGAGAAG CTCTTTGAAGGAGTGTGCAGCCTGCTTGACCGCCTGGGagcctggcctcacctggccaaTGGCACAGCGGATCTCCGAGAGATGGCACAGATTGGCCTGCGCCTAGTGCTTGGCTACATCCTGCTGGAGGACCCACAG CTGCACGCCCAGGCCTATGTGAAGCTGCACTCACTGCTGCAGACCACAGTGCCCATGCGGCGGGAAGAGGCCTGCTATGTGCTGTCTAAGCTGGAAGCGGCCCTGGCGCGGGCGCTGAACACCTCCCCCTCAAAAACGACCACCCAGGACAAGGAGTCCCCAAGtgcagctgctgctgccactgAACGCTGCTCGTGGCTGGTACCTCTGGTGCGGACGCTGCTGGACCGTGCCTATGGGCCGCTGGGGCTCCAGTGGGGACTGCCTTCCCTGCCACCCACCAACGGTAGCCCCACCTTCTTTGAGGACTTCCAGGCCTTTTGTGCCACACCTGAATGGCGCCACTTCATCGATAAGCAG GTACAACCCACCATGTCGCAGTTCGAGATGGACACGTACGCGAAGAGCCACGACCTCATGTCGGGCTTCTGGAACGCCTGCTACGACACGCTCATGAGTAGTGGACAGCGGCGCCAGCGGGAGCGGACACAGGGCCGCCGGGCCTTCCAG gagctgGTGCTGGAACCCGCGCAGAGGCGGGTGCGCCTGGAAGGGCTGCGCTACGGGGCCGCGGTGAAGCAGCAGGCAGCGCAGCAGTCCACCGCCCTGCTGCACTGGGGGGCGCTGTGGCGGCAGCTCTCCAGCCCCTGTGGGGCCTGGGCCCTGAg GGACCCACCTGTTCCGCGCTGGAAGCTGTCCAGCGCCGAGACGTACTCGCGCATGCGTCTGAAGCTAGTGCCCAACCACCACTTCAACCCGCACCTGGAAGCCAGCGCTCTGCGGGACAACCTGG GTGAGGGCCCCCTGACACCTACAGAGGAGGCCTCGCTGCCTCTAGCGGTGACCAAGGAGGCCAAAGTCAGCACTCTACCCGAGGAGCTGCAGGAAGACCAGCTGAGCGAGGAAGAGCTGGCTGCGCTAGAGAAAGC GATGCAGGCAGTGGAACTGGATGAGCAACATGAGAAGCTGGTGCTTTCAGCCGAGTGTCAGCTGGTCACGGTGGTGGCTGTGATCCCAGGGCTGCTGGAGATCACCACACAGCACGTGTACTTCTATGATGGCAGCGCCGAGCGTGTGGAAACGGAGGAGG GCATCGGCCACGACTTCCGGCGCCCGCTCACGCAGCTGCGAGAGGTCCACCTGCGCCGCTTCAACCTGCGCCGCTCAGCACTCGAGCTCTTCTTCATTGATCAAGCCAACTACTTCCTCAACTTCCCGTGCAAGGTGGGCGGGGCCATAGCCTCGTCTCCttgccaggcccccaggccccaaccctaccccatcccaccccacaccCAGGTACGGAACCAGATGTATTCGTTGCTCCTGCGCCTACGACCCCCGGCCCAAGGCTACCTAAGCAGCCGCTCCCCCCAGGAGATGCTGCGTGCCTCCGGCCTCACCCAG aaATGGGTACAGCGTGAGATTTCCAACTTCGAGTACTTGATGCAACTCAACACCATTGCGGGGCGGACCTACAATGACCTGTCTCAGTACCCTGTG TTCCCCTGGGTCCTGCAGGACTACGTGTCCCCAACTTTGGACCTCAGCAACCCGGCCGTCTTCCGCGACCTGTCCAAGCCCATCGGTGTGGTGAATCCCAAGCACGCCCAACTCGTGAGGGAGAA GTACGAGAGCTTCGAGGACCCAGCGGGCACCATTGACAAGTTCCACTATGGCACCCACTATTCCAACGCCGCAGGCGTGATGCACTACCTCATCCGCGTGGAACCCTTCACCTCCCTGCATGTCCAGCTGCAGAGTGGCCG CTTTGACTGCTCCGACCGACAGTTCCACTCAGTGGCAGCAGCCTGGCAGGCCCGCCTGGAGAGCCCTGCTGATGTGAAGGAGCTCATCCCAGAGTTCTTCTACTTCCCCGACTTCCTGGAAAACCAGAACG GCTTCGACTTGGGCTGCCTCCAGCTGACCAACGAGAAGGTGGGCGACGTGGTGCTGCCTCCGTGGGCCAGCTCTCCTGAGGACTTCATCCAGCAGCACCGCCAGGCTCTG gagtcAGAGTATGTGTCTGCCCACCTGCATGAGTGGATTGACCTCATCTTTGGCTACAAGCAGCGGGGCCCAGCTGCGGAAGAAGCCCTCAACGTCTTCTATTACTGCACCTATGAGG GGGCCGTGGACCTGGACCACGTGGTGGATGAGCGGGAACGGAAGGCTCTGGAGGGCATCATCAGTAATTTCGGGCAGACTCCCTGTCAGCTGCTAAAG GAGCCACATCCAGCTCGGCTGTCAGCCGAGGAAGCAGCCCAACGCCTTGCACGTCTGGACACTAACTCGCCTAGCATCTTCCAACACCTGGACCAGCTCAAGGCCTTCTTTGCAGAG GTCATCAGTGAAGGCGTGCCCCTGGTGCTGGCCGTGGTCCCCCACCGGCAGTCCCACTCTTTCACCATCCAGGGCTCCTCAGATCTGTTG GTGACTGTGAGTGCCAGTGGGCTGCTGGGCATCCACAACTGGTTGCCCTATGACCGTAACATAAACAACTACTTCAGCTTcaacaaagaccccaccataGGCAACCCCAA GATGCAACGACTGCTGAGTGGCCCGTGGGTGCCGGAAAGTGGCGTGAGTGGGCAAGCCCTGGCAGTGGCCCCCGACGCAAAGCTGCTGTTCAGTGGTGGCCACTGGGATGGCAGCCTGCGAGTGACTGCACTGCCCCGGGGCAAGCTGTTGAAGCAACTCAACCGTCACCTTG ACGTGGTGACCTGCCTTGCACTGGACACCTGTGGCATCTACCTCATCTCAGGCTCCCGGGACACCACGTGCATGGTGTGGCGGCTCCTGCAGGAG ggtggcCTCTCTGTGGGACTGGCGTCAAAGCCCGTGCAGGTCCTCTATGGGCATGAGGCTGCAGTAAGCTGTGTGGCCATCAACACTGAACTCGACATGGCTGTATCGGGATCtgag GATGGAACTGTGATCATCCACACTGTACGCCGTGGCCAGTTTGTGGCAGCACTACGGCCCCCGGGGGCCACATTACCCGGACCCGTGTTCCATCTGGCGCTGGGGTCTGAGGGCCACATTGTGGTACAGAGCTCGGCGCGGGAGCGTGTGGGGGCTCAG GTCACCTACTCCTTGCACCTGTACTCCGTGAATGGGAAGTTACGGGCTTCACTGCCCCTGGTAGAGCAGCCCACAGCCCTGGCGGTGACAGAGGACTTTGTTCTGCTGGGCACAGCCCAGTGTGCCCTGCACATCCTCCACCTGAACAA ACTGCTCCCGGCGGCGCCCCCCCTTCCCATGAAGGTGCCCATCCGCAGCGTGGCAGTGACCAAGGAGCGCAGCCACGTGCTCGTGGGCCTGGAGGACGGCAAGCTGATTGTCGTGGGCGCGGGGCAGCCCTCCGAG GCGCGCAGCAGCCAGTTCGCGCGGAAGCTGTGGCGGTCCTCCAGGCGCATCTCGCAGGTGTCCTCGGGGGAGACGGAGTACAACCCGGGAGAGGCGCGCTGA